A stretch of the Rosa rugosa chromosome 5, drRosRugo1.1, whole genome shotgun sequence genome encodes the following:
- the LOC133710802 gene encoding pentatricopeptide repeat-containing protein At3g42630 isoform X2 has translation MPHIAQEVLLEMKSDGLVPSNSTLSAVMLCHAKNGLFPQAEAIWDEMLNSSFVPSIQVVAELFDVYGNVGCFRKVNEIVGQIRSRNLSLLPEVYSLAISCFGKGGQLKLMEDTLKEMVSMGFPVDSVTGNVFIRYYSIFGSLTEMETAYGRLKRSRFLIEEEGIRAMSLAYLKKRKFYSLAEFLKSVGLGRRNLGNLLWNLLLLSYAANFKMKSLQREFLRMVEAGFHPDLTTFNIRALAFSRMSLLWDLHLTLEHMKHEKVVPDLVTCGCIVDAYLDRRLGRNLYFALNKMNLDDSPVVLTDPFVFEVLGKGDFHASSEAFLEFRKQKEWTYRKLISVYLKKQYRRDQIFWNY, from the coding sequence ATGCCTCATATAGCTCAGGAGGTTTTACTTGAGATGAAATCGGATGGTCTTGTGCCAAGTAACTCCACTCTATCTGCTGTAATGCTATGTCATGCGAAGAATGGCCTTTTCCCTCAAGCTGAGGCAATTTGGGACGAAATGTTGAACAGCTCTTTTGTGCCCAGTATTCAGGTTGTGGCGGAGCTATTTGATGTTTATGGCAATGTGGGATGTTTCCGAAAGGTAAATGAAATTGTGGGTCAGATAAGATCGAGGAATTTAAGTTTGTTACCGGAGGTTTACTCACTAGCTATCTCTTGCTTTGGGAAGGGAGGACAGCTTAAATTGATGGAAGATACATTGAAAGAAATGGTATCAATGGGCTTCCCTGTAGACTCGGTCACTGGTAATGTTTTTATTAGGTACTATAGCATTTTTGGTTCTCTGACTGAAATGGAGACTGCTTATGGTCGCCTTAAGAGATCCAGGTTTTTGATAGAGGAAGAGGGAATCAGGGCAATGTCTTTGGCGTATCTAAAGAAAAGGAAGTTTTATAGTTTAGCTGAGTTCCTGAAGAGTGTTGGTCTAGGTAGAAGAAACTTGGGAAATCTTTTATGGAACCTATTGTTGCTATCCTATGCTGCCAATTTTAAGATGAAAAGCTTACAAAGAGAATTTCTGAGAATGGTGGAAGCTGGATTCCACCCTGATCTCACTACGTTTAATATTCGTGCTCTGGCTTTTTCAAGAATGTCTCTGCTCTGGGATCTCCATCTTACTCTTGAACACATGAAACATGAGAAAGTTGTTCCTGATCTTGTCACTTGTGGTTGTATTGTTGACGCATACTTGGATAGAAGACTGGGAAGAAACTTGTATTTTGCTTTAAACAAAATGAACTTGGATGATTCTCCGGTAGTCTTAACAGATCCATTTGTATTTGAAGTTCTGGGGAAAGGCGACTTCCATGCAAGCTCAGAGGCATTTTTGGAGTTTCGGAAGCAGAAGGAATGGACTTATAGGAAGCTAATTTCAGTATATTTGAAAAAGCAATATCGGAGGGACCAGATATTTTGGAATTACTGA
- the LOC133710802 gene encoding pentatricopeptide repeat-containing protein At3g42630 isoform X1 produces MEAILVLSTASVSGSLNPKRLSIFCHQSQSSQNRALARKIIRTWKQEECFNGKDNYVDCVPLIQSLSRQKMPHIAQEVLLEMKSDGLVPSNSTLSAVMLCHAKNGLFPQAEAIWDEMLNSSFVPSIQVVAELFDVYGNVGCFRKVNEIVGQIRSRNLSLLPEVYSLAISCFGKGGQLKLMEDTLKEMVSMGFPVDSVTGNVFIRYYSIFGSLTEMETAYGRLKRSRFLIEEEGIRAMSLAYLKKRKFYSLAEFLKSVGLGRRNLGNLLWNLLLLSYAANFKMKSLQREFLRMVEAGFHPDLTTFNIRALAFSRMSLLWDLHLTLEHMKHEKVVPDLVTCGCIVDAYLDRRLGRNLYFALNKMNLDDSPVVLTDPFVFEVLGKGDFHASSEAFLEFRKQKEWTYRKLISVYLKKQYRRDQIFWNY; encoded by the exons ATGGAGGCCATTCTTGTTCTGAGCACAGCCTCTGTTTCGGGGTCTCTCAACCCCAAACGTCTTTCTATTTTTTGCCATCAATCACAATCTTCGCAAAATCGAGCTCTAGCACGCAAG ATAATCCGGACATGGAAGCAGGAAGAGTGTTTCAATGGGAAAGATAATTATGTAGATTGTGTACCGCTAATACAGAGTTTAAGTAGACAAAAGATGCCTCATATAGCTCAGGAGGTTTTACTTGAGATGAAATCGGATGGTCTTGTGCCAAGTAACTCCACTCTATCTGCTGTAATGCTATGTCATGCGAAGAATGGCCTTTTCCCTCAAGCTGAGGCAATTTGGGACGAAATGTTGAACAGCTCTTTTGTGCCCAGTATTCAGGTTGTGGCGGAGCTATTTGATGTTTATGGCAATGTGGGATGTTTCCGAAAGGTAAATGAAATTGTGGGTCAGATAAGATCGAGGAATTTAAGTTTGTTACCGGAGGTTTACTCACTAGCTATCTCTTGCTTTGGGAAGGGAGGACAGCTTAAATTGATGGAAGATACATTGAAAGAAATGGTATCAATGGGCTTCCCTGTAGACTCGGTCACTGGTAATGTTTTTATTAGGTACTATAGCATTTTTGGTTCTCTGACTGAAATGGAGACTGCTTATGGTCGCCTTAAGAGATCCAGGTTTTTGATAGAGGAAGAGGGAATCAGGGCAATGTCTTTGGCGTATCTAAAGAAAAGGAAGTTTTATAGTTTAGCTGAGTTCCTGAAGAGTGTTGGTCTAGGTAGAAGAAACTTGGGAAATCTTTTATGGAACCTATTGTTGCTATCCTATGCTGCCAATTTTAAGATGAAAAGCTTACAAAGAGAATTTCTGAGAATGGTGGAAGCTGGATTCCACCCTGATCTCACTACGTTTAATATTCGTGCTCTGGCTTTTTCAAGAATGTCTCTGCTCTGGGATCTCCATCTTACTCTTGAACACATGAAACATGAGAAAGTTGTTCCTGATCTTGTCACTTGTGGTTGTATTGTTGACGCATACTTGGATAGAAGACTGGGAAGAAACTTGTATTTTGCTTTAAACAAAATGAACTTGGATGATTCTCCGGTAGTCTTAACAGATCCATTTGTATTTGAAGTTCTGGGGAAAGGCGACTTCCATGCAAGCTCAGAGGCATTTTTGGAGTTTCGGAAGCAGAAGGAATGGACTTATAGGAAGCTAATTTCAGTATATTTGAAAAAGCAATATCGGAGGGACCAGATATTTTGGAATTACTGA